A window from Acidobacteriota bacterium encodes these proteins:
- a CDS encoding sulfatase-like hydrolase/transferase, whose amino-acid sequence MMRFLECCALTALLSVFWTGCGSPSGPKTPANRAPTAVNPGPQTGLTGEWASLGISARDPDGDILSFSATGLPAGISMVSATGRISGVYTAAGNYAVAVTVSDGRTSTRVEFAWVVTAPPNRPPTARAQTVFVDYGSAQAIALSGDDPDGDPLLYTIMAGPESGGLTGTPPDVTYTPGPGFSGTDTLRFTVRDGEYESQPAEVAIVVRPEGVSSPNILLVLLDDVGMDTTTAMHPGLIENLTALYGPAGHNHPYYRRIAGRPASTPTLDTLARRGIAFTHTWVQPYCSPTRASILTGLSAARTQVLDYTDPLSPTHETFVRILRDEAGYSTAVFGKWHLAGLGYYPGMKPKQAGFDLFLGNLSGALDNYWSYDYQIQDEATPPYQWRTEEAPSRSLPGIGSTTYAPVVKVADAIDWITAREEAAPNKPWFAWLAFNLSHIAAAAPVTIVPDYDTLDEATREEILACGGVFGTGEIGSCPAAALNRAMTNSLDTVLGKLLEAVDAIDPFTYILAIGDNGTPMYGQPALNFIDNMYITRAGRAKGTAYESGVRVSLAVRGPGIAAASENGAAVHGLDLFATILDLAGARVPLTVPNGRGDGYVAPDSVSLAPILFAGAAAVRHPDQGAVISETVNPLAGDTRQAAAKNAVYKLLCTEDTQTAHCAFYDLVDDPLEEYPLPKPSSCLNFSNGTWTPADREWHFCSLQQALATRSFLGAP is encoded by the coding sequence ATGATGCGTTTCCTGGAATGCTGCGCTCTGACGGCCCTGCTTTCGGTCTTCTGGACAGGATGCGGTTCCCCGTCGGGCCCGAAAACGCCGGCCAACCGGGCTCCGACGGCGGTCAACCCGGGACCCCAGACCGGGCTCACCGGCGAGTGGGCGAGCCTCGGGATCTCCGCCCGCGACCCCGACGGAGACATCCTGAGCTTTTCGGCGACCGGCCTGCCTGCCGGGATTTCGATGGTTTCCGCCACCGGCCGGATCTCCGGCGTCTACACCGCCGCCGGGAATTATGCGGTGGCGGTGACCGTCAGCGACGGGAGAACCTCCACCCGGGTGGAATTTGCCTGGGTCGTGACCGCGCCCCCCAACCGTCCTCCCACCGCCCGGGCGCAGACGGTGTTCGTCGACTACGGTTCGGCGCAGGCGATCGCGCTTTCGGGCGACGACCCCGACGGCGATCCCCTGCTCTACACCATCATGGCCGGCCCTGAAAGCGGGGGCCTGACCGGCACGCCGCCCGACGTGACCTACACACCCGGCCCCGGGTTTTCCGGGACCGACACTCTCCGCTTCACCGTCCGGGACGGGGAATACGAGAGCCAACCGGCCGAGGTCGCGATCGTGGTCCGTCCCGAGGGGGTTTCATCGCCCAACATCCTCCTGGTGCTCCTGGACGACGTCGGGATGGACACCACGACCGCGATGCACCCCGGCCTGATCGAGAACCTCACGGCGCTGTACGGGCCCGCGGGCCACAACCACCCCTACTACCGCCGCATCGCCGGCCGCCCTGCGTCGACGCCGACGCTCGACACCCTGGCGCGCCGGGGGATCGCCTTCACCCATACCTGGGTGCAGCCCTACTGCTCGCCCACGCGCGCCTCGATCCTGACGGGGCTCTCCGCCGCCAGGACGCAGGTTCTCGACTACACGGACCCCCTTTCGCCCACCCACGAGACCTTCGTCCGCATCCTCCGCGACGAGGCCGGCTACAGCACGGCCGTTTTCGGCAAGTGGCACCTGGCGGGGCTGGGGTACTACCCGGGGATGAAACCGAAACAGGCGGGGTTCGATCTCTTCCTGGGCAACCTCAGCGGCGCGCTCGACAACTACTGGAGCTACGACTACCAGATCCAGGACGAGGCGACGCCCCCCTACCAGTGGCGCACCGAAGAGGCGCCCTCCCGTTCGCTCCCCGGCATCGGCTCGACGACCTACGCCCCGGTCGTCAAGGTCGCCGACGCCATCGACTGGATCACCGCGCGGGAAGAGGCCGCCCCGAACAAACCCTGGTTCGCCTGGCTCGCCTTCAACCTGTCGCACATCGCCGCCGCGGCGCCCGTGACGATCGTGCCCGATTACGACACCCTGGACGAGGCCACCCGGGAGGAGATCCTCGCCTGCGGCGGCGTCTTCGGCACGGGGGAGATCGGATCCTGCCCGGCCGCCGCCCTCAACCGCGCGATGACCAACTCCCTCGATACCGTGCTCGGAAAACTGCTCGAGGCCGTCGACGCGATCGACCCGTTCACCTACATCCTCGCCATCGGCGACAACGGCACGCCGATGTACGGCCAGCCCGCGCTCAATTTCATCGACAACATGTACATCACCCGCGCCGGCCGCGCCAAGGGGACGGCCTACGAAAGCGGCGTGCGCGTCTCGCTGGCCGTGCGCGGACCGGGGATCGCCGCCGCGAGCGAAAACGGGGCGGCCGTCCACGGCCTCGACCTTTTCGCCACGATCCTCGACCTGGCGGGAGCCCGCGTACCCCTGACCGTCCCGAACGGCCGGGGAGACGGCTACGTCGCGCCCGATTCGGTCTCGCTCGCGCCCATCCTCTTCGCCGGGGCGGCCGCCGTACGCCACCCGGACCAGGGCGCCGTGATCTCGGAAACGGTCAACCCGCTGGCGGGCGACACGCGGCAGGCGGCCGCGAAAAACGCCGTCTACAAGCTCCTCTGCACGGAGGACACGCAGACGGCCCACTGCGCCTTCTACGACCTGGTCGACGACCCGCTCGAGGAGTACCCTTTGCCGAAGCCCTCCAGCTGCCTCAATTTCAGCAACGGGACCTGGACGCCGGCGGACCGCGAGTGGCACTTCTGCAGCCTCCAGCAGGCGCTCGCCACGCGGTCGTTCCTCGGCGCGCCGTAG
- a CDS encoding LysE family transporter: MPLQFLLGITMGFAAAVQPGPTQLFLVTRTLIDGWRRALPLATVFLVSDLPIVALVLLVLRAVPDGAAIALRLAGGPFLLYLAWRAARSLGEGGDSPAAAASPAETYGKAVAINLLNPNPYLQWSLVMGPLLLQAWKVKPVAGVAILAAFYGTLVLTTAALILAFGLVGRLGAGTRRALVGVSAAALAGFGLYQIAAALGQLRG; encoded by the coding sequence ATGCCCCTGCAATTTCTGCTCGGCATCACCATGGGCTTTGCGGCCGCGGTCCAGCCGGGGCCGACGCAGCTCTTCCTGGTCACCCGGACGCTGATCGACGGCTGGAGGCGCGCCCTTCCCCTGGCCACCGTGTTTCTGGTCAGCGACCTGCCGATCGTGGCGCTGGTGCTGCTCGTGCTCCGGGCGGTCCCCGACGGGGCCGCGATCGCGCTCCGGCTGGCGGGCGGCCCCTTTCTCCTCTACCTGGCGTGGCGGGCGGCGAGGTCGCTTGGGGAAGGGGGGGACTCGCCCGCGGCCGCGGCGTCGCCGGCGGAGACCTACGGGAAGGCGGTGGCGATCAACCTGCTCAACCCCAACCCCTACCTGCAGTGGAGCCTGGTCATGGGGCCGCTGCTGCTCCAGGCCTGGAAGGTGAAACCCGTGGCGGGGGTCGCGATCCTGGCCGCCTTTTACGGCACCCTGGTCCTGACCACCGCCGCCCTCATCCTGGCTTTCGGCCTGGTCGGCCGGCTCGGCGCCGGCACCCGGCGCGCGCTGGTCGGCGTGTCGGCCGCCGCGCTCGCCGGTTTCGGCCTCTACCAGATCGCCGCGGCCCTCGGGCAGCTGCGGGGCTAG